One Deltaproteobacteria bacterium DNA segment encodes these proteins:
- a CDS encoding Mth938-like domain-containing protein encodes MIDSYSFGRMIVKGETHNHDLKIIGNQTIGNWWRQRGHALLPQDIADILDSQVDIIVIGMGEPGHMQVTDEAARAIAARGMEFIALPTREAVARFNSLKAAGKKVAGAFHLTC; translated from the coding sequence ATGATAGATTCTTACAGCTTCGGCAGAATGATCGTCAAAGGCGAAACCCACAACCACGACCTCAAGATAATAGGTAATCAAACAATCGGCAACTGGTGGCGGCAGCGGGGCCATGCCCTCCTGCCCCAGGACATTGCCGACATTCTCGACTCGCAGGTGGACATCATCGTAATAGGCATGGGAGAGCCGGGCCACATGCAGGTAACTGACGAGGCAGCCAGGGCAATTGCAGCCAGAGGAATGGAGTTCATTGCTCTGCCCACCAGGGAAGCGGTGGCAAGATTCAACAGCCTCAAGGCTGCTGGCAAGAAGGTGGCTGGCGCCTTTCATCTCACCTGCTAG
- a CDS encoding serine dehydratase subunit alpha family protein has protein sequence MNLLREVLERDVFPALGCTEPIAVAYAASLAGKELGGEIGEIHISVDPGVYKNGFAVAIPNTGGERGNLIAGVLGALIRRPQLKMEIMNCVSEELLGRAKALIRADRAKISCDKSKRHLYIDVLLRSGKNTARAVIEGSHTNLVRLERNGRELFRSDEAAEQTSDDDLRTALKNTSTAELVDLVEEIDQQDYDYIQRGIDMNLQVWQEGYSLHRVGYYISELVAKKLREDNIFSSCEVMAASAVDARMAGLNLPVMASGGSGNQGIVAILVPYLIGRHYGVAEDVIVRSIALSHLMNSYIKCFTGELSPLCGCSIGGGVGAAVAMVYQRAGKDMARITLAANNLISDLGGMLCDGAKEGCALKVASSTNSAIRAAHMALNNYGITQTEGFVGPTVDETIRNLSLIGTIGMSLANDTMLNVMIAKASALIGSKRNGAAKEDSLHDTRKGKSGGSL, from the coding sequence TTGAACCTTCTCAGGGAAGTACTCGAGCGCGATGTGTTTCCAGCACTCGGTTGCACAGAGCCGATTGCTGTAGCCTACGCGGCCAGCCTTGCGGGCAAGGAGCTCGGCGGTGAGATAGGCGAAATCCACATATCCGTCGACCCAGGCGTCTACAAGAACGGCTTTGCCGTTGCCATTCCAAATACCGGCGGCGAAAGGGGCAACCTGATTGCCGGCGTACTGGGCGCTCTGATCAGGCGACCGCAGTTGAAGATGGAGATAATGAATTGCGTCAGCGAAGAGCTGCTCGGGAGGGCGAAAGCCCTTATCAGAGCGGACAGGGCAAAGATAAGCTGTGATAAGTCCAAAAGGCACCTCTATATCGATGTGCTGCTGCGCAGCGGCAAGAACACGGCCCGGGCGGTTATCGAGGGCTCGCACACCAACCTGGTCAGATTGGAGCGCAACGGCCGGGAACTTTTTCGGTCAGATGAGGCGGCGGAGCAGACCAGCGACGATGACTTGCGAACCGCCTTGAAAAACACCAGCACAGCCGAGCTCGTTGACCTTGTGGAGGAGATAGACCAGCAGGACTACGACTACATCCAGCGCGGCATCGACATGAATCTGCAGGTCTGGCAGGAAGGGTATTCGCTGCACAGGGTTGGCTACTATATCTCTGAACTGGTTGCCAAGAAGCTCCGGGAGGACAACATATTCTCTTCCTGCGAGGTAATGGCTGCCTCTGCCGTGGACGCTCGCATGGCTGGACTCAACCTGCCTGTTATGGCCAGCGGCGGCAGTGGAAATCAGGGGATTGTGGCGATCCTGGTTCCGTATCTGATCGGCAGACACTACGGGGTGGCAGAAGATGTTATTGTGCGCAGCATTGCCCTGTCGCACTTGATGAACAGCTACATCAAGTGCTTTACCGGCGAGCTCTCACCGCTGTGCGGCTGCTCGATTGGCGGCGGCGTGGGTGCTGCTGTGGCCATGGTCTATCAACGGGCCGGCAAAGACATGGCCAGAATCACCCTGGCGGCAAACAATCTCATCAGCGACCTGGGGGGCATGCTTTGCGATGGGGCCAAGGAGGGCTGCGCCCTGAAAGTGGCAAGTTCGACAAATTCGGCAATACGCGCCGCCCACATGGCGCTGAACAATTACGGCATTACGCAGACAGAAGGTTTCGTTGGACCCACGGTTGATGAGACCATCAGAAATCTGAGCCTGATCGGCACCATTGGCATGTCGCTGGCAAACGACACCATGCTGAACGTAATGATAGCAAAGGCTTCTGCCCTGATTGGTTCCAAGAGAAATGGTGCAGCAAAGGAGGATAGCCTGCACGATACCCGCAAGGGAAAATCAGGGGGTAGCCTGTGA